The Candidatus Thermoplasmatota archaeon genome segment CGCGTCGTTGCACAGGAGTCCCGCGCGCGCAAGCTCGACGAGCGCGGCAGGCGGCGCTGGCAACTCGCTGCCGCCTGCGCGGAAGCCCCCACGCGGCGCGTACCCGCCGCCCGTGACCTCGAGCGTCCGGCCCGCCACCGCGACGGTCTGGACGGTCATCTCGTTGCGCGTGAGCGTCCCGGTCTTGTCCGAGCAGATGACCGTCACCGAACCGAGCGTCTCCACGGCCGGAAGCCGCCGTACGATGGCGCTTTGCTTGGCCATGCGCTCGACGCCGATCGCAAGCGTGATCGTGAGGATCGCCGGCAGGCCCTCCGGGATGGCCGCGACCGTGAGGCCCACCGTGGCAAGGAACATGTCGACGGGCGAGAAGTTGCGCAGGCCCACGCCCACGAGGAACGTGAAAGCCGCGACGGCGAGGATGGCCGCCGTAAGCCAGCGCGCGAACTGCGCGATCTGCCGCAGCAGCGGCGTGGTCACGGTCTGCACCTCGGACAGGAGCGCGCTGATGCGGCCAAGCTCGGTCCGCATGCCCGTCGCCACCACGACGCCGGTGGCCTGGCCGAAGGTCACAAGCGTGCCCGAATGCGCCATGCAGAACCGGTCGCCCACGACCGCGCCCGCGTCGGCGGGCTTCGCGGATTTCTCGACGGGCTCCGACTCCCCCGTGAGGGGGGCCTCGTCGATGCGGAGGTTCTTGATCGTGAGCAGCCGCAGGTCGGCGGGAACCTTGTCGCCCGATTGGAGAAAGACCACGTCGCCGGGCACAAGCTCGCGCGCGGGGATCGTCCGGCGGACGCCGTCGCGCACCGCCACCGCCTGCAGCGACAGGAGCTTCCGGATCCCCTCGAGCGCGCGCTCGGCCTTGCCCTCCTGGACGAATCCGATGAAGGCGTTCACCACGACGACGCCCACGATCACGCCGGTGTCAAGCCAGTGGCCCAGGAAGGCCGTGACGCCGGCGGCGGCCAACAGCACGTAGATGAGCACGTTGTGGAACTGCAGCGCAAACCGCGCGATCGGGCCGCGGCGCTTGGGCGGCGCAAGCTCGTTTGCCCCCTCGCGCGCCAGGCGCGCGTTTGCCTCCGCCCGTGAAAGGCCTTCCGCGCGGCTTGCGACCGCGGAAAGAGCCTCCTCGGGCGTCAAAGCGTGCCAGGGCTTCCGCGGCTCCACAAGCGCGCACCGCCCTTCCCCGATTTAAGCCCCACGGGAGCGAGGGTCCAGGCGGAATTGCAGGACCCAGCCCTCGGCCACGGGCCTTGCGGCCGCAAGCACGATGCGTCCCAACCCCGCCGTGGTCGTCCGCAGCGTCCCGTCGCAGGGAAGCGCGGACGCCTCGCCGATTCGAACCACGCGCAGCACGTCGCCTCCGGGCGTCCGGACGCCATCGGCAAACGGTTGCTCGTCGACGTCGCGCGCAAAGCCCGCCGCCGCGTGCTCGATTTTCACCTCCAGCCGCCGCGCCGCGGCTTCGTTGGCGGCCAAGAGCGCGTCGGCGACGCCCTTTGGGGCGAAGGTGTCCCGCCGAAGGACGAGCGCGAAATGGCGCCCGCCCTGCACCGCGCACGCGTCCGTGAAAACGGCCTGGCGCGCCCGCGCGAGCGCCGAGACGACAAGGTGCATCGCCGTGTGCGCCTCCTCGATGGCCTCGCGCCGCGCCACGTCGAGGTGGCAGCGGACGTTTGCGCCCGCCGGCGGGACCGTGCCCGCAAGCGCAAGACGCAGCTCGCCGCGGAACCATCGCGCCGACGCGAGCTTGCGCTTGTCGCCGCCCACCCAGACCTCGCCGCGGTCGGCAGGCTGCGGATGGCGCGCGTCGGAGCCCGAGGGCCGGAACAGGGACCGATCGGGCACGAACGTCTCCCCCCGCACGGCCGCCACCGTTGCCGTCGTCGCCCGCGGCGAAGGGTGCAGGAGCCAAAGGCGCTCGGTCGCGACGGTCACGCGCGCGCACCGGCGCCCCTCGGCAAATAGCCGGCGGTCGGCCGCGACGGTCACCCGGCCGAAACCGATCGGCTTAATGTGCGGCGCGCGAGTCGGGAAACCGTCGTCCACGGACGAAAAACCAGGAGGTGGTGTGCTGCAAGAAGATTGTAACCATACGAGCAAGCCCGCAGTCGACGGAACCCCATCCCCCGATCCGGCGGCCCCGACGTAGGCCCCCGCTCCGTGGAACCCTGACCAAGCCGCGGCGGTGCGTCCGCCGGGCCCGATGCGCATTCCGTCGCTTCGTGGAGGTACGATCCACGACGCAAGCGGCCGTCCGTCCGGCGGCAGGATTTTTCCATTTTTCGCTCCCGACCCGTCGGTTTTTGCCGAACGTTTCCGCCGCCCCTTAGGTGAACGCCCGTCCCTCCCTTCCTTGCATGACGCGAATGCTAGCCCCCCTGGCGGTTTTCGCCGCCGTCGTCGTGAGCCTCTCGAGCGCCCAGGCGATCTACATCGCCACGCCGCTGCAGCTTGCTCTTTCGGCCCCGCGCGCCGACGTGGGCGACGAGCTCGGACTTCGACTGGCGCCGCGGGACGACGACGCGCGCCGAGCGTGGGCCGGACGGACGATCGAGATCCGCTGGCGTTTCTACGAGGCGCCCTCGGACGACCCCGAAACCCCCGTGAGCTCGAACGACTACCGCAGCGGCTCGCTTGGCACGGTCGCGCTCGATGATTGGGCCTCCGGCGCCTTCTCGTTCCGCGTCCCCGCCGCAATCGACGGCAAGAACGTCGAGATCGTGGCGACGGCCGGCGACGAGCTCCTCGGCTTCGCGCGGCTTGCCGTGGGCGACGCGGAGGAGATGTACTACCTGCTGGCCGGCGGCGACGACGACGGCCGCGAGCGCGCCGGCAACGAGCAGCAGCGCACATCGAACGACGCGGCAAAGCCCGCCAAGACGCCGGGCCTCGACGCGCTTGCGGTCGCCGGGGCCGTCGGGCTTGCCGGCGCCGGCGCGGTGCTCCTCGCGCGCCGGAAGTAGGGCTTCGCGGGGCGGTCTTGCGGCCGCCCCTTCCTTTTTTTATGACCCTAAAGTTTTAGTCCTGACCCCGCGATCGCGCCACGATGAAGGTCCATCGCGTCCTCAACCGCCGCTACGGCAACAAGACGTACCACAGCTGGCGCCTCACGAGCCTTCCGGCCAAGACCGTAGAAGAGCTCGGCTGGAAGAGCGGCGACACGCTCGACGTCGTCGTCCAGAAGGGGGCGCTCGTGATCGCGCGGCGCGGCAAGCTGCCGCCGCTGCCGTAGGGGACTCCCATGGACGCCGTCGACATCCGCATCCTTCGCGCGATGGGACCCTTCCCCTATGCGCCGCGCGCCAACGGCTCCGACGCGCTGCGGCCCGCGCGCATCGCACGCGAGGTGGGCCTGAGCCCGGAGACGGTCCGGGACCGCATCGCGCGCATGGAGGGAACGGGGGTGATCGCCGGCTACGAGATCGTCCCGAACCTCCGGCACCTGGGCCTGTCCGCCGACGCCTTCTTGATCCGGCCGCCCGACGAGCCGCACCGCGAGCGCCTGCGCAACTCCCTCGGGCTCGTCGAGGGCCTGCTGGAGGTCACGTACTTCCTTGGGACCGAGGCGTGCGTGGACCTCTCGTTCCAGACGCCCGGTCAACGGGCGACGCGGCTTCGCGCGCTCGCGGAGGCGTCGGGCGATCCCTCGCCGCTTCCGTTCCTCGGGTGGCGCATGCCCGCGGTCGAGCGCTCCCTCTCGCACCTCGACTGGCGGATCGTGCGCGCGCTGCGCGGCCGCGCCAAGCGGTCGCTCGTCGAGGTCGCCGAGGAGCTGGGCGTGGGCTACCGCACCGTGAAGCGTCACTACGATCGCATGGCCGAGGAGGGGAGCTTCTTCGTGAAGCCGCTTCTCAACCCCGCGGCCGAGCCGGGCGTCGTGCCCTTCGTGCTCTTGTTCTTCTTCGAGGATCCGGCGGACCGCCAGGCTCCCGGGCGCATCCTCCGCGCTCTCGACGAGCACGTCGTGTTCGCGCACCCGCCGGCTTCGTTGCAGGCGGGCAACTTCGACGTGCTCGTGTTCGCCTCCTCGGCCATGGACGTGGAGCGATTGCGGCAGAAGGGGGCGGCCGTGCCGGGCGTGACCCGCGTGCAGGCGCTCGTGCTCACCGACGTGGACTCGCGCATGGATTGGATCGACGAGCTTCTCGACGCGAAGCTTGCGGCCGCGGCGGCCGCGTCAGGAAGCGGGGCCCCGGACCCCGCGCGCTGACAGCCCGCCGGGTTCGGGTGTCCATTCCGCGTGAACCGCCTTCCAGCGCCCGCTTTGGGAGGCGCGGGCCATTGGCCCATCGGGGCGATCCCAAGTGAACCGAAGCAACCCCGAAGCGACGAAGGCGATCCAGGGCCTGCAGCTCGAATTCCCGCGTCTGTTCAACGGCGGCAACTACGAGGCGCTCGTGAACACGCACTACACCGAGGACGCGACGTTCTTGCCGCCCGGTGTGCCCGCGGTCTCCGGCCGCGCGGCGCTGCGGGGCTTCTTCCAGGAGATGGGCAAGGCCTACTCGAACGTCCGCATCGCGCCCGGTCCCGTGGAGTCGTCGGGGGACCTCGCCGTGGCGCAAGGAACCTACCGCGCCGACCTCGTGCTGCCCGACGGCCGCAAGGTCGAGGACCGCGGCAAGTTCCTCGAAGGCTGGCGAAAGACCGCCGACGGCACGTGGAAGTGCTTCGCCGACACCTTCACGAGCGACCTCGAGCATGCGTAAGGTCGAGGGTTTCCGTGAGCCATCTTCCGTCCAGCGCGCGTCGGGAGCCCCTCACCGACCGCCTTCTCGCCTGGAACATCGCCGCCTACGAGGCGGCGAGCGTGTATCTTGGCGACCGGTTGGGCCTCTACCGCGCGCTGGACCGGATGGGCGACGCCAGCGCGCCCGAGCTCGCCCGCGAGACGGGCACCGACCCGCGCTACGTACGCGAGTGGCTCGAGCAGCAGGCGGTCGCGGGAATCCTGGAAGTGGCCACCCGATCGGACGACGGCGACGCTCGGCGGTACCGCATCCCGCCGGACGACCGGGAGGCGCTCCTTGAGCCCGACAGCCTGGCGCACCTTGCGCCTCTGTCCCGCTTCACGGTGGGCGTCTACTCGGGCCTGCCGCGGCTCGTCGAAGCGTTCCGCACGGGGCAAGGCGTGCCGTACGCGGCCTACGGGGCCGACGCTCGCGAAGGCCAGGCCGACGTGAACCGCACCCTCTTCGTGAGCCTTCTGGGCCGCGATTGGCTCCCCGCGATCCCCGACCTGCACGAGCGCTTCCAGGACGCTCCGCCCGCGCGCGTGGCGGACGTCGGATGCGGCACGGGTTGGTCGTCCATCGCCATGGCGAAAGCCTACCCTCGCATCGCCGTCGACGGCCTCGACCTCGACGCGCCATCCGTCGAGCTTGCCCGCTCCCTCGCGAAAGCCCACGGCGTCGACGACCGCGTGCGCTTTGTGGTCTCCGACGCCGCCGATCCTACGCTTGCGGGCCGCTACGATCTCGTCACCGTGTTCGAAGCGCTGCACGACATGGCGCATCCGGTGGAGGCCCTCGCCTCGCTCCGTCGCCTGCTTGCGCCCGGCGGAAGCGTGCTTATCGCCGACGAGCGCTGCGCGGAATCCTTCGTCGCGCCCGGACCGCCTTCGGAACGGCTCTTCTACGCCTGGAGCGTCCTCTTCTGCCTTCCCACATCGCGCGAGCAACCGGGCTCGGCCGCCACGGGCACGGCGATGCGGCCGGCGACGCTTCGCGCGTACGCCGAGAAAGCAGGCTTCGCGCGCGTGGAGATCCTGTCGATCGAGCACGATCTCTGGCGGTTCTACCGCCTGTGGCCGGACGCCTAGGTGTAGATCGCGCGGCAGTTCCGGCACATGATCGGCTGTCCCGGACTCTTGGCCGGGTCGAAGGGCACGCGAGTGGGGTCCCCGCACTTGCCGCAGCGGGCGTTGAACATCTCCTTGCGATCGTGCTCTGCGCCGCGCCAGCTCATGGTCTCGCGCTCGTACGGACGAGGGGGTACATTAGGCTCACCGTCGGCAACCTTATGGCGCGGCGCCCCGGTGAGACGGCTCATGGGAGACCCGCACGGGGCGGCGCTCGCCCGCGCCAGCGAGCGTTACCGCCTCGCGCACGCGACCGTGGCGGACTCCGTGCGCCGGCATTTCGGACGCGCCCGGCGGGTGACGGCGCACGGCATGCCCGGATGGATCGTTCCTCGTCCGCCCGGCGCCGCCGCGGCCTGCGCGGCAGGCACGTTTGATCCCAGGCGCGTCTTCGTCGGCCTGGTCGAGCGCAAGCGGGCGATCACGCTGCACCTCTGGCATCCGGGAGACCCGGGCCTGATCGCGGCGCGGCGGGAGGCCTTGCGTCGCGCCGGGCTCGTCGCCATGGTCGGTTGCGTGACCTTCGCGAGGCAGGGACCGTACCCGTCGGAAGCCATCGACCGGCTGCTGGCGGCGGCCGCGCGGGTCGATGCCGCGGGCGCGCGGCCGGGCCGCTCTACGGCCGGGCGGTCACGTTCACGACGGTCTCCAAGGCCTCGGCCGGCGGGCAGATCCCGACGAGAAGCGACGGGTTGATCGCTGTGGGCGCCTCGCGTCGCTGCGATCCTTGCTCGTACGCGTAGGCGAAGCCAAGAAGGCGCGCCTCGCTCCAGGCGGGGCCAAAGAAGCTCAGGCCCTGGGGCGTGCGGCCGTTGTAGCCGGACGGAACAGTCACGGTGGGGTACCCGGCGGCCGCCCCGAGGTTGGTGTACGGCGCGTTTGGGCCCACGATGGCGTCGACCCCGTTGGCGCGGAAGAGATCGTCGGCCACGGCGCGGCTCCCCGTGATCGTCGGAA includes the following:
- a CDS encoding AbrB/MazE/SpoVT family DNA-binding domain-containing protein translates to MKVHRVLNRRYGNKTYHSWRLTSLPAKTVEELGWKSGDTLDVVVQKGALVIARRGKLPPLP
- a CDS encoding Lrp/AsnC family transcriptional regulator; this encodes MDAVDIRILRAMGPFPYAPRANGSDALRPARIAREVGLSPETVRDRIARMEGTGVIAGYEIVPNLRHLGLSADAFLIRPPDEPHRERLRNSLGLVEGLLEVTYFLGTEACVDLSFQTPGQRATRLRALAEASGDPSPLPFLGWRMPAVERSLSHLDWRIVRALRGRAKRSLVEVAEELGVGYRTVKRHYDRMAEEGSFFVKPLLNPAAEPGVVPFVLLFFFEDPADRQAPGRILRALDEHVVFAHPPASLQAGNFDVLVFASSAMDVERLRQKGAAVPGVTRVQALVLTDVDSRMDWIDELLDAKLAAAAAASGSGAPDPAR
- a CDS encoding nuclear transport factor 2 family protein, with the protein product MNRSNPEATKAIQGLQLEFPRLFNGGNYEALVNTHYTEDATFLPPGVPAVSGRAALRGFFQEMGKAYSNVRIAPGPVESSGDLAVAQGTYRADLVLPDGRKVEDRGKFLEGWRKTADGTWKCFADTFTSDLEHA
- a CDS encoding class I SAM-dependent methyltransferase — its product is MSHLPSSARREPLTDRLLAWNIAAYEAASVYLGDRLGLYRALDRMGDASAPELARETGTDPRYVREWLEQQAVAGILEVATRSDDGDARRYRIPPDDREALLEPDSLAHLAPLSRFTVGVYSGLPRLVEAFRTGQGVPYAAYGADAREGQADVNRTLFVSLLGRDWLPAIPDLHERFQDAPPARVADVGCGTGWSSIAMAKAYPRIAVDGLDLDAPSVELARSLAKAHGVDDRVRFVVSDAADPTLAGRYDLVTVFEALHDMAHPVEALASLRRLLAPGGSVLIADERCAESFVAPGPPSERLFYAWSVLFCLPTSREQPGSAATGTAMRPATLRAYAEKAGFARVEILSIEHDLWRFYRLWPDA
- a CDS encoding CxxC-x17-CxxC domain-containing protein; amino-acid sequence: MSWRGAEHDRKEMFNARCGKCGDPTRVPFDPAKSPGQPIMCRNCRAIYT